One window from the genome of Nicotiana sylvestris chromosome 9, ASM39365v2, whole genome shotgun sequence encodes:
- the LOC104228642 gene encoding calmodulin-like protein 3 has protein sequence MDPAELRRVFHMFDRNGDGKITRKELSDSLQNLGIYIPEIELVQMIEKIDVNGDGFVDMEEFGTLYQSIMDERDEEEDMREAFNVFDQNGDGFITVEELRSVLSSLGLKQGRTLEDCKRMIMKVDVDGDGMVDYKEFRQMMKRGGFASLSSN, from the coding sequence ATGGATCCAGCAGAGCTACGTAGAGTTTTTCATATGTTTGATCGAAATGGAGATGGGAAAATTACAAGGAAGGAGCTAAGCGATTCGTTGCAGAATTTGGGAATTTACATTCCTGAAATAGAACTCGTACAAATGATCGAAAAGATTGACGTAAACGGAGATGGTTTCGTAGACATGGAGGAATTCGGGACATTGTATCAGTCGATAATGGACGAGAGGGACGAAGAGGAAGACATGCGAGAAGCTTTCAACGTGTTCGATCAAAATGGCGATGGATTCATAACGGTGGAGGAATTGAGATCCGTTTTGTCATCGTTGGGATTGAAACAAGGAAGAACACTTGAAGATTGCAAGAGAATGATCATGAAAGTTGATGTGGATGGTGATGGAATGGTTGATTATAAGGAATTTAGACAAATGATGAAACGTGGTGGATTTGCTTCTTTGAGTTCAAATTGA